In a single window of the Chelonia mydas isolate rCheMyd1 chromosome 8, rCheMyd1.pri.v2, whole genome shotgun sequence genome:
- the GFRA3 gene encoding GDNF family receptor alpha-3, translated as MGLPLLLGLLLCRAGGLLALPRDCIAAEKICLMDSACNATYQALENCSLDKTRFLPLSPDARARCRDAKLDLRSSPLLHCKCHRRMRRQKHCLRIYWTVHSSFTHGYFNLETSPYEDPANEEPWKIDYNKLAALVSGSHLAGDSANPCLKATHFCSLNKKCVHLRTYYASSCTKGAESGGTCDQRKCHKRLRQFFEKVPEDFTKRLLFCPCQDELCGERRRKTIVPECSFQDSIKPNCLLLLDSCIKDHICKSRLADFQQNCQPAGISPDGCSQHNHAACLQAYMGMIGTAMTPNYVGNSSTEVSLWCTCENSGNQQEECDQIRSMFISNKCLKNTIQSQMHLSQATLEGQEGLFHMPSLSFQGDSTNTSLASEMCQVTKTKTWPDISEYNSMPMASSVYSGAGVSWPPMALLLLLLLLSPP; from the exons ATggggctccctctgctgctggggctgctcctctGCCGAGCCG GAGGCCTCCTTGCTCTTCCAAGGGACTGCATAGCAGCTGAGAAGATTTGCCTGATGGACTCTGCGTGCAATGCCACCTACCAGGCCCTGGAAAACTGCTCCCTTGATAAGACGCGTTTCCTCCCTCTGAGTCCTGATGCCAGAGCAAGGTGCCGGGATGCAAAGCTAGACCTCAGAAGCAGCCCTTTACTGCACTGCAAGTGTCACCGGCGCATGAGGAGACAGAAACACTGCCTGCGCATCTACTGGACGGTTCACTCCAGCTTCACACACG GTTATTTCAATTTGGAGACTTCTCCTTATGAGGATCCAGCAAATGAAGAACCCTGGAAGATTGACTACAACAAGCTGGCAGCTTTGGTTTCAG GTTCACATCTAGCAGGGGACAGTGCAAATCCCTGCCTGAAAGCAACTCACTTCTGCAGTCTGAATAAGAAATGTGTCCACCTGCGCACATATTATGCATCCAGCTGCACCAAGGGGGCAGAGTCTGGAGGCACCTGTGATCAGCGAAAGTGCCACAAAAGGCTACGACAGTTCTTTGAGAAGGTCCCTGAGGATTTCACCAAGAGGCTCCTGTTCTGTCCATGTCAAGATGAGCTCTGTGGGGAGCGACGCCGGAAAACCATTGTCCCTGAGTGCTCCTTCCAGGACAGCATCAAACCCAACTGCCTCCTTCTTTTGGACTCCTGTATCAAAGACCATATCTGCAA ATCCCGACTGGCTGATTTCCAACAGAACTGTCAGCCTGCAGGCATATCCCCAGATGGCTGTTCTCAGCACAACCATGCTGCGTGCCTGCAGGCTTACATGGGGATGATTG GTACAGCCATGACACCAAACTATGTTGGTAACTCCAGCACAGAGGTTTCGCTGTGGTGTACCTGTGAGAACAGTGGCAACCAGCAGGAGGAGTGTGACCAGATACGCAGCATGTTCATTAGCAACAAATGCCTCA AAAACACAATTCAGTCTCAGATGCATCTGAGCCAGGCAACTCTGGAGGGGCAGGAAGGATTGTTTCACATGCCTTCCCTGAGCTTCCAGGGGGACAGCACCAACACTTCTCTTGCTTCAGAAATGTGCCAG gtCACCAAGACAAAGACATGGCCAGACATCTCTGAATACAACAGCATGCCCATGGCCTCCTCTGTGTATTCTGGAGCTGGTGTTTCCTGGCCCCCAATGGCCCTGCTGCTactcctgctcctgctcagccCACCTTAA